A genomic window from Triticum urartu cultivar G1812 chromosome 7, Tu2.1, whole genome shotgun sequence includes:
- the LOC125524423 gene encoding uncharacterized protein LOC125524423, whose protein sequence is MATATALRHAATRLGGGAWAKLLPRRLVHGGARPAAADGKARALNLIKQKREELFDLIADTERRYDTRLTKEGFQNARMLQQLAVQIEPRPNDPLWRSKRFSKLTNDFLGWAGACVAGYMLTKEWLRSDKEAAQEKMADSACVVSNN, encoded by the exons atggcgacggcgacggcgctTCGACACGCGGCGACGAGGCTGGGCGGCGGCGCATGGGCGAAGCTACTGCCAAGGAGGCTCGTCCACGGCGGCGCAAGACCCGCCGCGGCGGACGGCAAGGCCCGCGCCCTGAACCTGATCAAGCAGAAGAGGGAGGAGCTGTTCGACCTGATCGCCGACACGGAGCGGCGGTACGACACGCGGCTCACCAAGGAGGGGTTCCAGAACGCCCGGATGCTCCAGCAGCTCGCCGTGCAGATCGAGCCCAGGCCCAACGACCCGCTCTG GCGCTCGAAGCGGTTTTCGAAGCTGACCAACGATTTCCTGGGGTGGGCGGGGGCTTGCGTGGCGGGCTACATGCTCACGAAGGAATGGCTTCGTTCCGATAAGGAGGCGGCGCAGGAGAAGATGGCAGATTCCGCATGTGTAGTTAGCAATAACTGA
- the LOC125521055 gene encoding protein IRX15-LIKE-like: MKGLGGGPKVLLVHSSSNKPSGGGSGSPWMGRRRLWLFVFLACFACVSLASLLSAARDASSAVGARRRATGSASGARLAVSAGARRAAAAKGDEAAGPGLPAYVFDALVQYAAVGGNTSGSMPAADVRAIAAALKRRAPCNLLVFGLGGETPLWRALNHGGRTVFLDENQWYVSHLEGRHPGLEAYDVAYTTTVREFPDLLEAARAARAAECRPVQNLLFSDCRLAINDLPNQLYDVAWDVILVDGPRGYTASSPGRMSAIFTAGVLARARKEEGAATDVLVHDYEREVERACSREFLCEENRVPASSTRSLAHFVIRGGRAVRRDAFCGRAAAATDTAAQ; this comes from the exons ATGAAGGGGCTGGGGGGCGGGCCGAAGGTGCTGCTGGTGCACTCCTCGTCCAACAAGCCGTCCGGCGGCGGGTCGGGGTCGCCGTGGATGGGGCGGCGCCGGCTGTGGCTCTTCGTCTTCCTGGCCTGCTTCGCGTGCGTGTCCCTCGCCTCGCTGCTCTCCGCCGCGCGCGACGCGTCCTCGGCCGTCGGCGCCAGGCGGAGGGCCACGGGGTCGGCTTCGGGGGCCAGGCTCGCAGTGTCGGCGGGCGCGCGGAGGGCCGCGGCTGCGAAGGGGGATgaggcggcggggccggggcTGCCGGCGTACGTGTTCGACGCGCTGGTGCAGTACGCGGCGGTGGGCGGCAACACGTCCGGGAGCATGCCGGCGGCGGACGTGCGCGCCATCGCGGCGGCGCTGAAGCGGCGGGCCCCCTGCAACCTGCTGGTGTTCGGGCTGGGCGGGGAGACGCCGCTGTGGCGCGCGCTCAACCACGGCGGGCGCACCGTGTTCCTGGACGAGAACCAGTGGTACGTGTCCCACCTGGAGGGGCGGCACCCGGGGCTGGAGGCCTACGACGTGGCCTACACCACCACCGTCCGCGAGTTCCCGGACCTCCTCGaggccgcccgcgccgcccgcgccgccgagTGCCGCCCCGTCCAGAACCTCCTCTTCTCCGACTGCCGCCTCGCCATCAACGACCTCCCCAACCAGCTCTACGACGTCGCCTGGGACGTCATCCTCGTCGACGGCCCGCGCGG GTACACGGCGTCGTCGCCGGGGCGGATGTCGGCGATATTCACGGCGGGCGTGCTGGCGCGGGCGCGGAAGGAGGAGGGCGCGGCGACGGACGTGCTGGTGCACGACTACGAGCGGGAGGTGGAGCGGGCGTGCTCCAGGGAGTTCCTGTGCGAGGAGAACCGCGTGCCGGCGAGCAGCACGCGGTCGCTCGCCCACTTCGTCATCCGCGGCGGCCGCGCCGTCCGCCGGGACGCCTTCTgcggccgcgccgccgccgccaccgacacCGCCGCGCAGTAG